A window of Psychromonas sp. CNPT3 contains these coding sequences:
- the ccoP gene encoding cytochrome-c oxidase, cbb3-type subunit III, whose translation MSLFWSMWISIITLIVVIGCAILLRATSKNDTGIPEGEPMPHTFDGIQELNNPLPKWWVGLFWFTIFAAVTYSFAYPTFTANYNGLLDWTSADKDVMSPQESKLRAKTSHSQYQREMDLAEIKYGAVFKQLISNDDGTYKTLSYIAKDPEALKVGQRLFLQNCAMCHGSDARGSKGFPNLTDDDWLYGGTEVAIKTSIMHGRSGVMAAWKDILGGKQGVKEVASYVLQLSGRRVNALEAKAGQKKFALCAACHGADGKGSYVFGAPNLTDKTWLYGGSRKAVEATIANGRGGVMPAWSEVLGEDKVHLISAFVYSLSMKK comes from the coding sequence ATGAGCCTTTTTTGGTCAATGTGGATCTCTATCATTACCCTTATCGTGGTAATTGGTTGTGCGATTTTACTCAGAGCAACCTCAAAAAATGATACAGGAATACCCGAAGGTGAGCCGATGCCTCACACTTTTGATGGTATCCAAGAGTTAAATAACCCCTTACCTAAGTGGTGGGTAGGATTATTTTGGTTTACCATTTTCGCAGCAGTTACTTATAGCTTTGCTTACCCCACGTTTACTGCTAATTATAATGGATTATTGGATTGGACGAGTGCCGATAAAGATGTAATGTCGCCACAAGAATCTAAGCTCCGCGCGAAAACATCGCATTCTCAATATCAACGTGAAATGGATTTAGCTGAAATCAAATATGGCGCGGTATTTAAACAACTTATCTCTAACGATGATGGTACCTATAAAACACTAAGTTATATCGCTAAAGATCCCGAAGCGCTAAAAGTAGGGCAACGTTTATTCCTACAAAACTGTGCGATGTGCCATGGCTCTGATGCGAGGGGCAGTAAAGGGTTCCCTAACTTAACCGATGATGATTGGCTATATGGCGGAACAGAAGTGGCCATTAAAACAAGTATTATGCATGGCCGATCGGGTGTGATGGCAGCTTGGAAGGATATACTCGGAGGCAAACAAGGCGTTAAAGAAGTCGCCAGTTATGTTTTACAACTCAGTGGTCGCCGCGTGAATGCGCTTGAAGCAAAAGCGGGACAAAAGAAATTTGCCCTTTGTGCAGCTTGTCATGGCGCAGATGGTAAAGGATCTTACGTTTTTGGCGCGCCTAATTTAACCGATAAAACATGGTTATATGGCGGTTCGAGAAAAGCGGTTGAAGCAACCATTGCCAATGGTCGCGGTGGCGTTATGCCAGCATGGTCTGAAGTATTAGGTGAAGATAAAGTGCATCTTATTAGCGCATTTGTGTACTCTTTATCCATGAAAAAATAG
- a CDS encoding FixH family protein has translation MKNDNWFKQFWPWFLIILPLCAVVASISTFVIATNNQPDMVVDDYYTVGKAINVDLSLLKEAKKRGIEATVTQTENQLSVSFVGLKEYSAILFSLHHPTIAQRDHVTMLTADAQGRYHFESEKVLTGKWRLRIEPFDKSWRLEKTIYLPSKNILMQ, from the coding sequence ATGAAAAATGATAATTGGTTTAAACAATTTTGGCCTTGGTTTTTAATCATTTTACCGCTGTGTGCGGTCGTTGCCAGTATAAGTACCTTCGTTATCGCAACAAATAACCAGCCTGATATGGTCGTCGATGATTACTATACGGTAGGAAAAGCAATTAATGTTGATCTGTCTTTATTAAAAGAAGCAAAGAAACGCGGTATAGAAGCAACGGTTACCCAAACTGAAAACCAGTTATCGGTGAGTTTTGTTGGTTTAAAAGAGTACAGTGCCATCCTTTTTTCATTGCATCATCCCACCATTGCGCAAAGAGATCACGTAACAATGCTCACAGCCGACGCGCAAGGACGTTATCATTTTGAAAGTGAAAAAGTATTAACAGGAAAATGGCGGTTACGTATTGAGCCATTTGATAAAAGTTGGCGTTTAGAAAAAACGATTTATTTACCCTCTAAAAATATCCTAATGCAATGA
- a CDS encoding sulfite exporter TauE/SafE family protein, whose translation MMNDFLAALLIGLLGAGHCLGMCSGIAGAITFSEQQKVSKLSAYASLILYNIGRVSSYSLAGAIFAGGGSTLIVFFGGKDALIYLRILAAVLMLFLALYISRLYFGLLKLEQLGQFFWRFIKPFAQYFMPLKHPLYAFPLGFFWGWLPCGLVYSTLSWAASSGSSSHGFLIMLGFGLGTMPAMLSVGKLTQHLKYYLNHRLFRYTSGLILALFAVQTFYIALLQLR comes from the coding sequence ATGATGAATGATTTTCTCGCGGCCTTGTTAATTGGCCTTCTCGGTGCAGGGCACTGCTTAGGTATGTGCTCAGGAATTGCTGGCGCCATCACTTTTTCAGAACAACAAAAAGTAAGTAAACTCAGCGCCTATGCTTCACTTATCCTCTACAACATCGGACGGGTGAGCAGTTACTCACTCGCTGGCGCTATATTTGCCGGTGGAGGAAGCACTCTTATTGTCTTTTTCGGTGGTAAAGATGCCCTTATTTACTTACGCATTTTAGCTGCCGTACTGATGCTGTTTTTAGCACTTTATATTTCACGCCTGTATTTTGGGCTTTTAAAACTCGAACAACTCGGACAGTTTTTCTGGCGTTTTATTAAACCCTTCGCACAATACTTCATGCCTCTTAAGCACCCTTTATATGCCTTTCCACTGGGATTTTTTTGGGGTTGGCTACCTTGTGGTTTAGTCTATTCAACGCTTTCATGGGCGGCCAGCAGTGGCAGTTCAAGCCACGGATTTTTGATCATGCTCGGCTTTGGTTTAGGCACAATGCCCGCCATGCTCAGTGTGGGAAAATTAACCCAACATTTAAAATATTACCTTAATCATCGGCTTTTCCGCTATACAAGTGGTCTAATATTAGCCCTTTTTGCAGTGCAAACTTTTTATATTGCATTATTACAACTACGATAA
- a CDS encoding cbb3-type cytochrome oxidase subunit 3, which yields MNYATFNGLYTLFLIIIFVALILWAYSKKHKKSFENIANSIFDDDLNTLEKKHNEKSGVKK from the coding sequence ATGAATTACGCGACGTTTAACGGCTTATACACCCTGTTTCTGATCATTATTTTTGTGGCATTGATCTTATGGGCTTATAGTAAAAAGCATAAGAAATCATTTGAAAACATCGCCAATTCTATTTTTGATGATGACTTAAATACATTGGAAAAGAAACACAATGAAAAATCAGGAGTGAAAAAATAA
- the ccoS gene encoding cbb3-type cytochrome oxidase assembly protein CcoS → MSIIYILIPVAMLFVSIAVIIFFWAIKTDQYSDLDREGMNILFDDDQPVTPSNKEKSAHDE, encoded by the coding sequence ATGAGTATTATTTATATTTTAATTCCCGTTGCGATGTTATTTGTCAGCATTGCCGTGATCATCTTTTTTTGGGCAATAAAAACAGATCAATATAGCGACCTTGATCGTGAAGGTATGAATATTTTATTTGATGACGATCAGCCAGTCACTCCGTCTAACAAAGAAAAATCAGCACATGATGAATGA
- a CDS encoding AI-2E family transporter — translation MLQELTIWYKSRFSDPHLGVLFVSLLGLFFTIYFFGGILTPLFVALVLSYLLDWPVMHLMRLKISRGLATLIVMSGFMSIMIFMFIAVVPTVIKQGISLLHDLPAMFNQSQIFVLTLPSRYPDLIDANTLAGLMENLRNYVLESGGFLLSHSFSSLLNLAALIIYAILVPLMMVFMLKDKNILIKQMLRFLPTHHKLIDQVSREMNMQIMNYIRGKVIEIIIVGFFTYLVFLFLDLRYSVLLAVLVGFSVLIPYIGAVVVTVPVAVVALFQWGLTPEFAYLMLAYGIVQALDGNLVVPILFADAVNLHPVMIIIAVLIFGGLWGFWGVFFAIPLATLVKALLNAFPEKKLIES, via the coding sequence ATGTTACAAGAGTTAACAATTTGGTATAAATCGCGCTTTTCAGATCCGCATTTAGGCGTACTTTTTGTCTCTTTATTGGGACTGTTTTTTACTATTTATTTTTTTGGGGGAATATTAACACCTTTATTTGTGGCCCTCGTTTTATCCTATCTTCTAGATTGGCCCGTTATGCATTTAATGCGCTTAAAAATAAGCCGTGGCTTAGCGACATTGATCGTAATGTCAGGCTTTATGTCGATTATGATATTTATGTTTATTGCCGTTGTGCCGACGGTCATAAAACAAGGTATTTCTTTATTACATGATCTCCCTGCGATGTTTAATCAGTCACAAATTTTTGTACTCACGCTGCCGAGTCGATACCCAGATTTAATTGATGCCAATACATTAGCGGGCCTGATGGAAAATTTACGTAATTATGTTTTAGAAAGTGGCGGTTTTTTACTATCACATTCTTTTTCATCATTGCTTAATCTTGCAGCGCTAATTATTTACGCGATTTTAGTGCCTTTAATGATGGTTTTTATGCTCAAGGATAAAAATATACTCATTAAACAGATGCTTAGATTTTTACCGACGCATCATAAATTAATCGATCAAGTTAGCCGCGAAATGAATATGCAGATAATGAATTATATTCGAGGCAAAGTGATTGAAATTATTATTGTCGGATTTTTCACTTATTTAGTCTTTTTGTTTTTAGATCTGCGCTACTCTGTTTTACTTGCCGTATTAGTGGGGTTTTCAGTATTGATCCCGTACATTGGTGCGGTGGTGGTAACGGTACCTGTGGCTGTTGTCGCGTTATTTCAATGGGGCCTAACCCCCGAGTTTGCCTATTTAATGTTAGCGTATGGGATAGTGCAGGCGCTTGATGGTAATTTAGTGGTGCCCATTTTATTTGCAGATGCTGTTAATTTACATCCGGTGATGATCATTATAGCGGTCTTAATTTTTGGGGGCTTATGGGGCTTTTGGGGGGTGTTTTTTGCCATTCCACTCGCAACACTTGTGAAAGCGCTACTTAACGCATTCCCTGAGAAAAAACTAATTGAGTCGTAA
- a CDS encoding FNR family transcription factor has product MEKSNLTRVQTGGCAIHCHDCSISQLCIPYSLNETELDRLDNIIDRKKPIQKGQEIFKAGEDMKCLYAIRSGTLKSYTITEQGDEQITAFHLAGDLIGFDAISTGIHPSFAQALETSMICEIPYDTLDELSTSMPKLRQQILRLMSAEIVGDQNMILLLSKKNAEERLASFIYNLSNRFAMRGFSPKEFRLSMTRGDIGNYLGLTVKTISRLLGRFQKSDMIAVKGKYISVLDSVQLALLAGERNKP; this is encoded by the coding sequence ATGGAAAAAAGTAATCTAACACGCGTTCAAACAGGTGGTTGTGCTATTCACTGCCACGATTGTAGTATTAGCCAGCTCTGCATTCCTTACTCTCTTAATGAAACAGAGCTCGACCGCCTCGACAATATTATTGATCGTAAAAAACCGATCCAAAAAGGCCAAGAAATATTTAAAGCCGGCGAAGATATGAAATGTCTCTACGCTATTCGCTCTGGCACGCTAAAATCTTATACCATTACCGAACAAGGTGATGAGCAGATCACTGCGTTTCATTTGGCGGGTGACTTGATTGGTTTTGATGCTATCAGTACCGGTATACACCCAAGTTTCGCCCAAGCGCTTGAAACATCCATGATTTGTGAGATCCCGTATGACACGTTGGATGAACTTTCAACGAGCATGCCAAAATTACGTCAACAAATATTACGCTTAATGAGCGCTGAAATTGTGGGCGACCAAAATATGATTTTATTACTCTCAAAGAAAAATGCCGAAGAGCGTCTTGCTTCTTTTATCTATAATTTATCGAATCGATTTGCGATGCGTGGTTTTTCTCCCAAAGAATTTCGCTTATCCATGACGCGTGGTGATATTGGCAACTATCTTGGCTTAACCGTTAAAACCATCAGCCGTTTACTGGGTCGCTTCCAAAAAAGTGATATGATCGCGGTAAAAGGCAAATATATCAGTGTGTTAGATAGCGTTCAACTCGCACTTTTAGCGGGTGAACGTAATAAACCTTAA
- the bcp gene encoding thioredoxin-dependent thiol peroxidase, giving the protein MNRLIKGDKAPLFNLQDENDNAVSLADLKGKKVLIYFYPRAMTPGCITQACGLRDSQTQLAELNTVVYGISPDPVKKLANFVLKKELNFALLSDEDHQVAEAFGVWGEKKFMGKTYDGIHRISFLIDEKGEIEHVFDKFKTKEHHQVVLDHLNGL; this is encoded by the coding sequence ATGAACCGATTGATCAAGGGTGATAAAGCGCCTTTATTTAACCTCCAAGATGAAAACGATAATGCCGTATCTTTAGCCGATTTAAAAGGCAAAAAAGTGCTCATCTACTTTTATCCTCGCGCTATGACGCCGGGTTGTATTACACAAGCCTGTGGCCTACGTGATAGCCAAACACAGCTAGCAGAGCTTAATACAGTGGTTTATGGTATTAGCCCAGATCCTGTTAAAAAACTTGCTAATTTTGTCCTTAAAAAAGAGTTAAACTTTGCGCTTCTTAGTGATGAAGATCACCAAGTTGCAGAAGCTTTTGGAGTATGGGGAGAAAAGAAATTTATGGGTAAAACATACGACGGTATACACCGCATTAGTTTTTTAATTGATGAAAAGGGTGAAATCGAACATGTTTTTGATAAATTTAAAACCAAAGAGCACCATCAAGTTGTCTTAGATCACCTGAACGGTCTTTAA
- a CDS encoding heavy metal translocating P-type ATPase codes for MTQSTQCFHCNEPNPAHTHFQVNIKGINQDFCCPGCQAVAQMIMDSGAGSYYEHRSAPALKVDTLIPEELQKLEYYDIEKIQEDYIKQGDEFNEITLTVEGVTCAACAWLIEKQLRHIPGLHFINVNTTLQRIALHWDNKQVKLSALLKAIQEIGYKAYPFQMDKEELFYQQQAKAYLRRLGLAGLATMQIMMFAIALYGDFFSSMETQFIQYFRWVSFILATPVLLYSAQPFYINAWRDIKQRTLGMDIPISIALLSAYSASAYATIFGQGEVYFESVSMFTFLLLLGRSLELRARRKASETSNNLLRLLPTMATLLEGDEQILMPAKLLKVGQLILVKAGASIAADGCIVSGKSSVEESMLTGESEPISKGPDSPVFAGTVNISSPLTIRVEKVIQKSLITDIIHMQNNAQMHKPKIEILATKVSRYFVGALLLIATITYISWHFIDASQAFWITLSVLVATCPCALSLATPTALTCATANLNKQGILIKKHHVLETLSGIKHIIFDKTGTLTKGNFKVLKCTPYLHYTKQQCLDLAAQIEHLSEHPIAHAFSALQVDKVLLTQILNKPGEGVQALYQDKALKLGHALFCNIAPSAPCSNLLIYLTLDAKLIATFELGDQVRPSAADILQYCNANNIKTTLLSGDISMRSDALVKQLKIDTLCKGVSPQGKLAYLKKIQRHETVLMVGDGINDAPVLAGAHVSIALSSGTDIAKNSADVILLGSDLGKIITLKENAQKTARIIKENLAWAMLYNIIIVPLAVSGHVLPYVAVLGMSFSSLIVLSNSLRLLKEKR; via the coding sequence ATGACACAATCGACGCAGTGTTTCCACTGCAATGAGCCCAATCCTGCGCACACCCATTTTCAAGTCAACATAAAGGGAATAAACCAAGATTTTTGTTGCCCTGGGTGCCAGGCTGTCGCGCAAATGATCATGGATAGCGGCGCGGGCTCTTATTATGAGCATCGCAGCGCGCCTGCGCTTAAAGTTGACACATTGATCCCAGAAGAACTGCAAAAACTTGAATATTACGACATCGAAAAAATACAAGAAGATTATATAAAACAAGGTGATGAATTTAACGAGATCACCTTAACGGTAGAAGGTGTCACTTGTGCAGCTTGTGCTTGGTTAATTGAGAAACAGCTACGCCACATCCCCGGTTTACACTTTATTAACGTCAATACCACCTTACAACGCATTGCCCTGCACTGGGATAACAAACAGGTTAAACTCAGCGCCCTCTTAAAAGCCATTCAAGAAATTGGCTATAAAGCTTATCCCTTTCAAATGGATAAAGAAGAGTTATTCTATCAACAACAAGCAAAAGCTTATTTACGCCGATTAGGCCTCGCAGGCCTTGCTACCATGCAAATTATGATGTTTGCGATTGCCCTTTATGGCGACTTTTTCTCCTCCATGGAGACGCAGTTCATACAATACTTTCGCTGGGTCAGTTTTATTCTCGCCACCCCCGTGCTCTTGTATAGCGCGCAACCATTTTACATTAATGCTTGGCGCGACATAAAACAGCGCACATTGGGCATGGATATCCCTATCTCTATTGCGTTATTAAGCGCCTACAGCGCTTCAGCTTATGCCACTATTTTCGGCCAAGGTGAAGTATACTTTGAGTCCGTCTCAATGTTTACTTTTCTGCTTTTACTGGGGCGCTCTCTGGAGCTTCGAGCGCGCCGTAAAGCCTCTGAAACCAGCAATAATTTACTGCGATTACTGCCTACCATGGCCACACTCCTTGAAGGTGATGAGCAGATTTTGATGCCGGCAAAGTTGCTCAAGGTTGGACAACTCATTTTAGTGAAAGCGGGCGCAAGTATTGCTGCCGATGGCTGTATTGTTAGCGGTAAAAGTAGCGTTGAAGAGTCTATGTTAACCGGCGAGTCTGAGCCCATTAGTAAAGGCCCTGATAGCCCCGTTTTTGCTGGCACCGTTAATATTAGTAGCCCCTTAACAATCCGCGTTGAAAAAGTGATCCAAAAGAGTTTAATCACCGACATTATTCATATGCAAAACAATGCGCAGATGCATAAACCTAAAATTGAAATTTTAGCCACAAAAGTATCACGCTACTTTGTGGGCGCGCTGTTATTGATAGCGACCATCACTTATATTTCCTGGCATTTTATCGACGCCTCACAGGCTTTTTGGATCACCCTTTCGGTCCTCGTTGCCACCTGCCCCTGCGCCCTTTCTCTGGCAACGCCAACCGCACTCACTTGCGCCACCGCCAACCTTAATAAACAAGGTATTTTAATTAAAAAACACCATGTATTAGAGACGTTAAGTGGCATTAAACATATTATTTTTGATAAAACGGGCACCTTAACCAAAGGCAACTTTAAAGTCCTAAAATGCACGCCTTATCTGCATTATACAAAGCAACAGTGTCTGGATTTGGCAGCTCAAATCGAGCATTTATCAGAGCATCCGATTGCCCATGCTTTTAGCGCGCTACAAGTTGATAAAGTCCTCCTAACACAGATATTAAATAAACCTGGCGAAGGGGTACAGGCGCTCTATCAAGATAAAGCGCTTAAACTGGGTCATGCTCTTTTTTGTAATATAGCACCTAGCGCGCCATGCTCTAATTTACTTATCTATTTAACACTCGATGCAAAACTTATCGCCACGTTTGAATTAGGTGACCAAGTACGCCCGAGTGCCGCGGATATATTGCAGTATTGTAATGCAAACAACATTAAAACAACCCTTTTAAGTGGTGATATCTCAATGCGCAGTGACGCATTAGTAAAACAGCTAAAAATAGACACTCTGTGTAAAGGTGTCAGCCCACAAGGTAAACTCGCCTATTTGAAAAAAATACAACGTCATGAAACTGTTTTAATGGTGGGTGACGGTATTAATGACGCTCCCGTGTTAGCGGGCGCTCACGTATCTATTGCATTGAGTAGTGGTACAGATATTGCAAAAAACAGTGCAGATGTTATTTTATTAGGCTCGGATCTGGGAAAAATTATTACACTAAAAGAAAATGCCCAAAAAACAGCGCGTATTATTAAAGAGAATCTTGCGTGGGCGATGCTCTACAACATTATCATTGTGCCACTTGCGGTTAGTGGACATGTACTGCCCTATGTTGCGGTACTCGGCATGTCTTTTAGTTCTTTAATTGTACTCAGTAATTCTTTACGTCTGCTCAAAGAGAAACGCTAA
- a CDS encoding M48 family metalloprotease, translated as MSKQGRLGTMFLILLFFSRLSYAQNDLPDIGTVGAGALSLEKEKEYGWAFHLLANQSLPIIYDPVLNNYINNLGQNLVAHADSVKLAFNFFLIDDKEINAAAFLGGNVKIHTGLFLYAKNESELAGVISHEIAHITQRHLARMLERQSLSNPASMAAMAGSVLLALVSPAAGIAALTTSMAVNAQMQINYTRLHEYEADRLGIQTLYNAGYDPSGMANFFSKLAQKYQYASMPPAMLSTHPLTETRLAEARLRADRFPKRRYKAKLAYQLSKARISVRFNNISAPAAINYYKNQLTNHRYLIQDSVKYALALAYFKNKQPKKAHEIALTLLHKMPHNLFYLDLITDTSIQLKNPILAIDLLSKEYKAHPKNTVLALNLVVALQANKQDRQAEKILALFLRKNPQHILAHLMAIDVYKTLKDRAKEHATRAEYYSLLGRFRAASEEIGSALIYTQSTLDRARYSAKIEVYRQQDLRLQALQK; from the coding sequence ATGTCAAAACAGGGCCGACTAGGCACAATGTTTCTTATATTACTGTTTTTTAGCCGTTTAAGCTATGCACAAAATGATCTTCCCGATATTGGTACGGTTGGCGCGGGTGCGCTTAGCCTTGAAAAAGAAAAAGAATATGGCTGGGCATTTCACTTATTAGCCAATCAATCTTTACCTATTATTTACGATCCGGTTTTAAATAATTACATTAATAATCTGGGACAAAATTTAGTCGCACATGCAGATTCTGTAAAATTAGCCTTTAACTTTTTCCTTATTGACGATAAAGAGATAAATGCAGCCGCGTTTTTAGGCGGTAATGTGAAAATTCATACTGGTCTCTTTTTATATGCTAAAAATGAAAGTGAACTTGCAGGTGTTATTTCTCATGAAATAGCGCATATTACGCAGCGCCATTTAGCGCGCATGCTAGAGCGTCAATCGTTAAGCAACCCTGCATCTATGGCTGCTATGGCAGGCTCTGTATTATTAGCCTTAGTGTCACCAGCAGCCGGTATAGCAGCATTAACCACCAGCATGGCGGTTAATGCACAAATGCAAATTAACTATACGCGTTTACATGAATATGAAGCGGATAGGCTTGGTATTCAAACATTATATAATGCAGGCTATGATCCCAGTGGAATGGCAAACTTTTTTAGTAAATTGGCACAAAAATATCAATATGCATCCATGCCCCCTGCCATGCTCTCCACTCACCCTTTAACAGAAACACGTTTAGCAGAAGCTCGTTTACGGGCCGATAGGTTCCCTAAGCGTCGTTATAAAGCAAAACTTGCATATCAACTGAGCAAAGCAAGGATCAGTGTGCGCTTTAACAACATTTCAGCCCCCGCTGCTATTAATTACTACAAAAACCAGCTAACAAACCACCGTTATTTAATACAAGACAGTGTAAAATATGCGTTAGCATTAGCTTATTTTAAAAATAAACAACCGAAAAAAGCCCATGAAATAGCCTTAACATTACTGCACAAGATGCCCCACAATCTGTTTTATCTGGATTTGATCACCGACACTTCAATACAACTTAAAAATCCCATTTTAGCCATTGATTTACTGTCAAAAGAGTACAAAGCGCACCCTAAAAATACGGTGCTGGCATTAAATTTAGTGGTGGCTTTGCAAGCAAATAAACAAGACCGACAAGCCGAAAAAATATTGGCACTTTTTTTACGTAAAAACCCCCAACATATATTAGCGCATTTAATGGCGATTGATGTCTATAAAACCCTTAAAGACCGCGCAAAAGAGCATGCAACACGCGCTGAATATTATTCTTTGCTCGGGCGATTTAGAGCAGCCAGTGAAGAGATAGGCAGTGCATTAATTTATACACAAAGCACTCTTGATAGAGCACGTTATAGCGCTAAAATAGAAGTGTATCGACAACAAGATTTACGTTTACAAGCATTACAAAAATAA
- the uspE gene encoding universal stress protein UspE: MLKYQNILVFIDPSKVSQPALSRAFDIAKKESSAKITLFMCCYDLSYEMTSLSSKEERESMQQLVIKENKEWLESLIQPLNYPGISVELSVIWHPRPFQAAIIEILKKGYDLLIKATHPHSKLSAIFFTPTDWNLLRKCPVPVLLVKHCHWPERGNILCAIDCKDFDEEDHHLLNNQIINEAKDMSEIINAKVHLVNAYPTPPVNIMLELPEFDPIDYEDGLKKFHEKILNDYAQRHAISLQRCHLKQGLPEDVISKVACSIDAELVVLGTVGRSGFSATLLGHTAEQVIDNLDCDLLALKPEGFKSPITID, translated from the coding sequence ATGCTTAAATATCAAAATATTTTAGTTTTTATCGATCCGAGCAAAGTATCTCAACCCGCCTTAAGCAGAGCTTTCGATATTGCCAAAAAAGAGAGCAGTGCAAAAATCACACTTTTCATGTGTTGTTATGATTTAAGTTATGAAATGACGTCTCTTAGTTCAAAAGAAGAACGTGAGTCCATGCAACAACTTGTTATTAAAGAAAATAAAGAATGGTTAGAGTCCCTTATTCAACCTTTAAATTATCCTGGTATTAGCGTCGAACTCTCCGTTATTTGGCACCCTCGTCCTTTTCAAGCTGCCATTATTGAAATATTAAAAAAGGGTTATGATTTACTTATCAAAGCCACTCATCCGCATTCTAAACTCAGTGCTATTTTCTTTACCCCTACCGATTGGAATTTATTACGAAAATGTCCCGTTCCTGTCCTTTTGGTAAAGCATTGCCATTGGCCTGAGCGCGGTAATATTCTTTGTGCCATTGACTGTAAAGACTTTGATGAAGAAGATCACCACCTACTTAATAATCAAATCATTAATGAAGCAAAAGACATGTCGGAAATCATTAATGCAAAAGTACATTTGGTCAATGCTTACCCGACCCCGCCGGTAAATATCATGCTCGAATTACCGGAATTTGATCCGATTGATTATGAAGATGGATTAAAGAAATTCCATGAGAAAATATTAAACGACTATGCGCAAAGGCATGCAATATCACTACAACGTTGCCATTTAAAACAAGGATTACCCGAAGATGTTATCAGTAAGGTTGCCTGTTCTATTGATGCCGAATTAGTGGTACTCGGCACCGTGGGTCGATCCGGATTTAGTGCTACTTTACTCGGGCACACAGCAGAGCAAGTCATTGATAATCTAGATTGCGATTTATTAGCATTAAAACCAGAAGGCTTTAAAAGCCCCATTACCATAGACTAA